From the genome of Sulfitobacter sp. DSM 110093, one region includes:
- a CDS encoding dienelactone hydrolase → MHRYSTTTALLAVSLAAGTAQAENRIDRQLPNAPKLAAYGDHGVGVRTIEMVNPGQIDILAIDPAADKPAEMPRYDRPLTVEMYYPAAEGAGGDTTFKAYLRDGTTEVTLYGKAMRDADPMAGETFPLVLISHGYPGNRYLLSHLAENLASKGYVVASIDHTDSTYRTQAAFGSTLVNRSLDQLFVLDQMAQKAEEGGDFAGLYNAENSGLIGYSMGGYGAIITAGGGVTEASVGYPWGGPHGTLGIHQDGSETHNDLPDPRIKTAVAFGPWGMNRGFWDAEGLAGVQIPMLYIAGSQDDTSLYEDGVRAIWENTTNVDRALLTYMNAGHNAGAPMPAPMESYYFNEDKGFDISEHYSDPVWDTVRMNNIAQHFVTAWLDSHLKEEAEKGSYLSLVESSNDGVWSVDEDGTEKEDHDYWKGFAEGTAKGMMYETRAAGE, encoded by the coding sequence ATGCATCGATATAGTACCACCACAGCCCTGCTTGCCGTCAGCTTGGCTGCCGGAACGGCGCAGGCCGAGAACCGGATTGACCGCCAATTGCCCAATGCGCCAAAGCTGGCGGCCTATGGCGATCATGGGGTGGGGGTGCGGACGATTGAAATGGTGAACCCCGGCCAGATCGACATTTTGGCGATTGACCCCGCCGCCGACAAACCCGCCGAGATGCCGCGCTATGATCGGCCACTGACAGTCGAAATGTACTACCCCGCCGCCGAGGGCGCGGGAGGTGACACAACCTTCAAAGCCTACCTGCGCGACGGCACGACTGAGGTCACGTTGTACGGCAAAGCAATGCGCGACGCTGATCCAATGGCGGGGGAGACCTTCCCGCTGGTATTGATAAGCCACGGCTATCCAGGCAACCGCTACCTGCTGTCGCATCTGGCCGAAAACCTCGCGTCCAAAGGCTATGTCGTGGCTTCGATTGATCATACGGACAGCACCTATCGCACCCAGGCGGCCTTTGGCTCGACTTTGGTGAACCGGTCGCTGGATCAGCTGTTTGTGCTGGATCAGATGGCGCAGAAGGCAGAAGAGGGTGGTGATTTTGCCGGGCTTTATAACGCTGAAAACTCAGGGTTGATCGGCTACTCGATGGGCGGCTATGGTGCGATTATCACCGCAGGCGGCGGTGTGACAGAGGCCTCGGTTGGCTACCCGTGGGGCGGGCCGCATGGCACATTGGGCATTCATCAAGACGGGTCCGAGACCCATAACGATCTGCCCGATCCGCGCATCAAGACCGCCGTGGCCTTTGGCCCTTGGGGCATGAACCGCGGTTTTTGGGATGCCGAAGGTCTGGCGGGCGTGCAGATCCCAATGCTTTATATCGCCGGGTCGCAGGATGACACATCACTTTACGAAGACGGTGTGCGCGCGATCTGGGAGAACACCACAAACGTTGATCGGGCTTTGCTGACCTATATGAACGCAGGCCACAATGCAGGCGCCCCAATGCCTGCGCCGATGGAATCCTATTACTTTAACGAAGACAAAGGTTTTGACATTTCAGAGCATTACAGCGACCCAGTTTGGGACACGGTGCGCATGAACAACATCGCACAGCACTTCGTTACAGCATGGCTCGACAGTCACCTCAAAGAGGAAGCGGAGAAGGGCAGCTACTTGAGCCTGGTCGAGAGTTCCAATGACGGGGTCTGGTCCGTCGACGAAGATGGGACCGAAAAGGAAGACCACGATTATTGGAAAGGGTTCGCCGAAGGCACCGCCAAAGGGATGATGTATGAGACCCGTGCGGCGGGCGAGTAA
- a CDS encoding phosphoadenosine phosphosulfate reductase translates to MPSDTPTIDSSLADMPKRKWLRAVEAVAEEDGYFQSLGKSHFSAFIERDTTLLVTFETYQGMHALSDKAQPLGWDMVRNHDWSHLCLASDGDTWFRSEEVYAYFDRLIDDGFFDEFERVLFYGAGPCAYAAAAYSVASPGAAVVAIQPQATLNPRITEWDDRFADMRILDFTSRYGYAPDMLDAAERVFVLYDPKEKLDAMHAALFTRANVTKLRMPFMGDALQTDLLEIDQLDPLLQAAAEGSLDAARFAALYRARRDYLPYLRNLSQAVNAQGRELLLEAVCANVSARMSAPRFARRLERIRARRQADVAEVATASG, encoded by the coding sequence ATGCCGAGCGATACGCCCACGATCGACAGTTCACTGGCCGATATGCCCAAACGCAAGTGGTTGCGCGCGGTAGAGGCCGTGGCCGAGGAAGATGGATATTTCCAATCGCTCGGCAAAAGCCATTTCTCTGCCTTCATTGAACGTGACACCACACTGCTGGTCACCTTTGAAACCTACCAAGGCATGCACGCGCTTTCCGATAAGGCGCAGCCTTTGGGCTGGGACATGGTCCGCAACCACGATTGGTCGCATCTGTGTCTTGCCAGCGATGGCGACACATGGTTCCGCTCTGAAGAGGTCTATGCCTATTTTGACCGGCTGATCGATGACGGTTTCTTCGACGAATTCGAACGAGTGCTGTTTTATGGCGCTGGCCCCTGCGCCTATGCCGCCGCCGCCTATTCCGTCGCGTCCCCCGGTGCGGCGGTCGTAGCGATCCAACCACAGGCCACGCTCAACCCGCGCATCACCGAATGGGACGACCGTTTCGCCGACATGCGCATCCTCGATTTCACCTCCCGCTATGGCTATGCACCGGATATGCTCGACGCCGCGGAGCGGGTTTTTGTTCTCTACGACCCAAAAGAGAAACTCGATGCGATGCATGCGGCGCTATTTACCCGCGCGAATGTCACCAAGCTGCGCATGCCCTTCATGGGCGACGCGCTGCAAACCGATCTGCTGGAAATCGACCAACTTGACCCACTGCTCCAAGCCGCCGCCGAAGGCTCGTTGGACGCGGCACGGTTCGCCGCACTCTACCGCGCGCGCCGTGACTACCTGCCCTATCTGCGCAACCTCAGCCAAGCGGTGAATGCCCAGGGGCGCGAACTGCTGCTTGAAGCGGTCTGCGCCAATGTCAGCGCGCGGATGAGTGCCCCGCGCTTTGCCCGCCGTCTTGAACGCATCCGCGCCCGCCGTCAGGCAGATGTGGCCGAGGTGGCAACCGCCAGCGGATAG
- a CDS encoding CvpA family protein translates to MDGFTIIDGVVAVVIILSALLAYGRGLVRELMAIVGWIAAAVLAFLFAPQVEPLVRELPYVGEFLADSCELSVIGAFALVFAAALIIVSLFTPLFSSLVHRSILGGVDQGLGFVFGVVRGVLLVAIAFFVYDTVITGERAASVDNSRSAAVFSRFTGQIEEKDPQEALGWITNRYEALVGKCSA, encoded by the coding sequence ATGGACGGTTTTACCATTATTGACGGTGTGGTTGCGGTGGTCATCATCCTATCGGCTCTGCTGGCCTATGGCCGCGGGTTGGTACGCGAGTTGATGGCGATCGTCGGCTGGATTGCCGCAGCTGTATTGGCATTCCTATTTGCACCACAGGTTGAGCCGCTGGTACGTGAGTTGCCTTATGTCGGTGAATTCCTCGCCGATAGCTGTGAGCTTTCGGTCATCGGTGCCTTCGCACTTGTTTTCGCTGCGGCGTTGATCATCGTCTCCCTCTTTACCCCGCTGTTCTCCTCGCTCGTGCACCGCTCTATATTAGGTGGCGTGGATCAGGGTCTTGGCTTTGTCTTCGGCGTGGTGCGTGGTGTGTTGCTCGTCGCGATCGCGTTCTTTGTCTATGATACGGTCATCACCGGCGAACGTGCGGCCAGCGTGGATAACAGCCGTTCGGCTGCTGTCTTTTCGCGCTTCACCGGCCAGATCGAAGAGAAAGACCCGCAAGAGGCGCTCGGCTGGATCACCAACCGCTACGAAGCGCTGGTTGGGAAATGTAGCGCCTAA
- the alr gene encoding alanine racemase, with product MSKATLTIDLQAIADNWRALDRMTEAETGAVVKADSYGLGAARVATALAEAGARQFFVALAEEGVALRQALGEGPVINVFSGHMAGDTDAIRDAALTPMINSTEQLLRQFETLPGHGFGIQLDSGMNRLGMEPAEWAALRDIALSQGPSLIMSHLACSDAPDHEMNDAQLRSFREMTEGVDAPRSLSATGGILLGPDYHFDVTRPGIGLYGGRPFTDARPVVTLDVPVIQTRSVTPGETVGYGNTWTAESTVKLATVAAGYADGLTRAMGNAVGHACFQHDGIQLPIVGRVSMDLITVDVSALSEVPATLQLLGSTQGVDDLADWAGTIGYEILTSLGARYAKRYAD from the coding sequence ATGAGCAAAGCGACCCTGACCATCGACCTGCAAGCCATCGCCGACAACTGGCGCGCCCTTGACCGCATGACGGAGGCCGAGACCGGCGCGGTCGTCAAAGCCGACAGTTATGGATTGGGCGCGGCCCGCGTGGCCACAGCCTTGGCCGAGGCGGGCGCGCGGCAGTTCTTTGTAGCTTTGGCCGAAGAAGGTGTGGCGCTGCGACAGGCCTTGGGCGAAGGCCCGGTCATCAATGTCTTTTCCGGCCATATGGCAGGCGATACCGACGCCATCCGCGACGCGGCGCTGACCCCGATGATCAACTCGACCGAGCAACTGCTGCGCCAGTTCGAAACCCTGCCCGGTCATGGCTTTGGCATCCAGCTCGACAGCGGGATGAACCGGCTCGGGATGGAGCCCGCCGAATGGGCCGCCCTACGCGACATCGCGCTGAGCCAAGGCCCTTCGCTAATCATGTCGCATCTGGCCTGCTCGGATGCGCCGGATCACGAGATGAACGATGCGCAATTGCGCAGCTTTCGCGAAATGACCGAAGGGGTCGACGCGCCACGGTCGCTGTCGGCCACCGGGGGCATCTTATTGGGGCCTGACTATCATTTCGATGTCACCCGCCCCGGCATCGGTCTTTATGGCGGCCGCCCCTTCACTGATGCGCGGCCTGTGGTCACCCTTGATGTGCCGGTCATCCAAACCCGCAGCGTCACGCCGGGCGAGACTGTGGGCTATGGCAACACTTGGACGGCAGAAAGCACGGTAAAGCTCGCCACCGTGGCGGCGGGCTATGCCGATGGGTTGACCCGCGCCATGGGCAATGCGGTGGGTCACGCCTGTTTTCAGCATGATGGGATACAGCTACCCATTGTTGGCCGCGTGTCGATGGACCTGATTACAGTCGATGTATCAGCTCTGTCCGAAGTACCTGCGACATTGCAACTGTTGGGGTCGACGCAGGGCGTGGATGATCTTGCCGACTGGGCGGGCACGATAGGCTATGAAATACTCACATCGCTTGGTGCCAGATACGCAAAGCGATACGCCGACTAG
- the pyrC gene encoding dihydroorotase, giving the protein MTQSLTIRRPDDWHLHLRDGDMLHAVLPHSARDFARAIIMPNLVPPVVTGAQAAAYRDRIMAALPEGTDFTPLLTLYLTEDTDPDDVARAHAQGLIHAVKLYPAGATTNSASGVSNFDKVAPVLDRMAEIGLPLCTHGEVTDSEIDIFDREAVFIDRVLDPIRRAHPALRVIMEHITTSDAADYVRSNDSGLAATITTHHLVINRNHILAGGIRPHYYCLPVAKRETHRLALRAAATSGDTRFFLGTDSAPHTDGAKLQPCGCAGCFTAPNTMSILAQVFEEDSALDKLEAFTSLNGPAFYGLPPNETQITLRREAPTHPASIDTPDGPVTVFDPGFALHWTT; this is encoded by the coding sequence ATGACACAAAGCCTCACGATCCGCCGTCCCGACGATTGGCACCTGCACCTGCGCGACGGCGACATGCTGCACGCCGTGCTGCCCCATAGCGCGCGCGACTTCGCCCGCGCTATCATCATGCCAAATCTCGTGCCCCCGGTAGTGACCGGCGCCCAAGCCGCCGCCTACCGCGACCGGATCATGGCGGCCCTGCCCGAAGGCACGGATTTCACCCCGCTGCTGACCCTCTACCTGACCGAGGATACCGACCCCGACGACGTGGCCCGCGCCCACGCCCAAGGGCTGATCCACGCCGTCAAACTCTACCCCGCGGGCGCCACCACCAACTCCGCCAGCGGTGTCTCAAACTTCGACAAAGTCGCCCCCGTGCTCGACCGTATGGCCGAGATCGGCCTGCCTCTTTGCACCCACGGCGAAGTCACAGACAGCGAAATCGACATCTTCGACCGCGAAGCCGTCTTCATCGACCGCGTGCTCGACCCGATCCGCCGCGCGCATCCCGCGCTGCGCGTGATCATGGAACATATCACCACCTCTGACGCCGCCGACTATGTGCGCAGCAACGACAGCGGCCTTGCGGCCACGATCACCACGCATCACCTCGTGATCAACCGCAACCACATCCTCGCTGGCGGCATCCGCCCGCATTACTACTGCCTGCCCGTGGCCAAACGCGAGACCCACCGCCTCGCCCTGCGCGCCGCCGCCACTTCCGGCGACACGCGCTTCTTTCTTGGCACCGACAGCGCGCCCCATACCGATGGCGCGAAGCTCCAACCCTGCGGCTGCGCGGGCTGTTTCACCGCGCCCAACACAATGTCGATCCTCGCACAGGTTTTTGAGGAAGACAGCGCGCTCGACAAGCTCGAAGCCTTCACCTCACTCAACGGCCCCGCCTTTTACGGCCTGCCGCCAAATGAGACGCAGATCACCCTGCGCCGCGAAGCGCCAACCCACCCCGCCAGCATCGACACGCCCGACGGCCCGGTCACGGTCTTCGACCCCGGCTTCGCTCTGCATTGGACCACCTAA
- a CDS encoding replicative DNA helicase — translation MNEITSLNANQLAVQAPESMPHSIEAEQQLLGAILTNNDVYDRVASVIGPKHFYEPVHARIFDIAAQRIAKNNLASPVTLKAFMEDDEGLKELGGPAYLARLAGAAISAFAVRDYAQMIYDLAVRRDLIQLGRDISAKAAQVDVASEPREQIVEAEQELYKLAEQGQVESGFQSFLKAVTDAVNVANAAYQRDGGLSGVSTGLIDMDKKLGGLHRSDLLILAGRPSMGKTSLATNIAFNVAKAYKRGQKPDGSTGAVDGGVVGFYSLEMSAEQLAARILSEAAEIPSQQIRSGDMTETEFRRFVDAAKALEACPLFIDDTPALPISQLAARARRLKRTHGLDVLIIDYLQLVRGTGKSENRVNEISEITMGLKAIAKELDIPVIALSQLSRQVESRDDKRPQLSDLRESGSIEQDADVVMFVYREEYYKEREKPGDHELDKMAAWQEEMERLHGRAEVVIGKQRHGPIGTVDLSFEGKFTRFGNLVQPWQQGGNDDQEF, via the coding sequence ATGAACGAGATTACATCGCTGAACGCGAACCAATTGGCTGTACAGGCACCTGAATCGATGCCGCATTCGATTGAGGCCGAACAGCAGTTGCTGGGCGCCATCCTGACCAACAACGACGTCTATGACCGTGTCGCCTCTGTCATTGGGCCAAAGCATTTCTACGAGCCCGTTCACGCGCGCATCTTTGATATCGCCGCCCAGCGGATCGCGAAAAACAACCTCGCCTCTCCTGTGACGCTCAAGGCTTTCATGGAAGACGACGAAGGGCTGAAAGAGCTCGGCGGCCCAGCCTATTTGGCACGTCTTGCCGGGGCTGCGATCAGCGCCTTTGCCGTGCGCGACTATGCGCAGATGATCTATGACCTTGCCGTGCGCCGCGACCTGATCCAACTGGGCCGCGACATCTCGGCCAAGGCCGCGCAGGTTGATGTCGCCTCTGAACCGCGTGAGCAAATCGTCGAAGCCGAACAGGAACTCTACAAACTGGCGGAACAGGGTCAGGTCGAAAGCGGATTCCAGTCCTTCCTCAAAGCGGTCACAGATGCGGTTAATGTGGCCAATGCCGCTTACCAGCGGGATGGCGGTCTTTCTGGTGTCTCCACCGGGTTGATCGACATGGACAAGAAACTGGGCGGTTTGCACCGGTCTGACCTTTTGATCCTCGCCGGGCGTCCGTCGATGGGTAAAACCTCGCTCGCCACCAACATCGCCTTTAACGTCGCCAAAGCCTATAAGCGCGGGCAAAAGCCCGACGGCTCTACCGGAGCGGTTGATGGCGGTGTTGTTGGCTTCTACAGCCTTGAGATGAGCGCCGAACAGCTTGCCGCGCGGATTCTGTCCGAAGCCGCCGAGATTCCCAGTCAGCAGATCCGCTCGGGCGATATGACCGAGACCGAGTTCCGCCGTTTTGTCGATGCCGCCAAGGCGCTTGAGGCCTGCCCGCTGTTCATTGATGACACGCCCGCCCTGCCGATCAGCCAGCTGGCCGCACGTGCGCGGCGCCTCAAACGGACACATGGGCTCGACGTTCTGATCATCGACTATTTGCAACTGGTGCGCGGCACGGGAAAATCGGAAAACCGGGTGAACGAAATCTCGGAAATCACCATGGGCCTAAAGGCCATTGCCAAAGAACTCGACATTCCGGTGATCGCGCTGTCCCAGCTTTCGCGTCAGGTGGAAAGCCGAGATGATAAACGCCCGCAGTTGTCGGATCTCCGTGAATCCGGCTCGATCGAACAGGACGCCGATGTGGTGATGTTCGTCTACCGTGAAGAATACTACAAAGAACGTGAAAAGCCCGGCGATCACGAACTGGACAAGATGGCCGCATGGCAAGAAGAGATGGAGCGCCTGCACGGTCGCGCCGAGGTGGTGATCGGCAAGCAGCGTCACGGGCCGATTGGCACGGTCGATCTTAGCTTTGAGGGCAAGTTTACCCGCTTTGGCAACCTTGTGCAGCCTTGGCAGCAGGGCGGCAACGACGATCAGGAATTTTAA
- a CDS encoding sterol desaturase family protein: MTRIKIMFGHTAVSLMALACVVAIAAMVWGAPLWCWALMPLGIAAQMLNEYNLHRHVFHLDPPKRQWAFDLLYRTHYGHHDFPTNHELFFVPLWVALPVLAGNFLLVWGITALLGFDAALWIATAIVPLGGVLTFLSYEWFHMTAHLSLPKTAVERHVTRLHNQHHFRDFNKWFHVSPGGQIIDRAMGTNIDTEALKKQQRIAFIRTLGMKPDDPRLLAARAKFAKRYGLSEAEVARAARG; the protein is encoded by the coding sequence ATGACACGGATTAAGATCATGTTCGGCCATACGGCTGTGTCCCTTATGGCGCTGGCTTGTGTGGTGGCCATTGCTGCGATGGTTTGGGGGGCGCCACTGTGGTGCTGGGCGCTGATGCCGCTGGGTATCGCGGCGCAGATGCTCAATGAGTACAACCTGCACCGGCATGTCTTTCACCTTGATCCGCCGAAACGGCAGTGGGCCTTTGATCTGCTCTATCGCACGCATTACGGGCACCATGATTTCCCCACCAACCACGAACTGTTCTTTGTCCCGCTCTGGGTCGCCTTGCCGGTGCTGGCGGGGAATTTCCTTTTGGTCTGGGGGATCACAGCGCTGTTGGGCTTTGATGCCGCGCTATGGATCGCGACGGCGATTGTGCCCTTGGGCGGGGTGCTGACCTTTCTGAGCTATGAGTGGTTCCATATGACGGCACATCTGAGCCTTCCCAAAACGGCGGTAGAGCGTCATGTGACGCGGCTCCACAACCAGCACCATTTTCGCGACTTCAATAAATGGTTTCACGTCAGCCCCGGCGGGCAGATCATTGATCGCGCTATGGGGACGAATATCGACACCGAAGCGTTGAAAAAGCAACAACGCATTGCGTTTATCCGCACTTTGGGGATGAAACCAGATGATCCAAGGCTGTTGGCCGCTCGTGCCAAATTCGCTAAAAGATATGGGCTGAGCGAGGCCGAAGTTGCCCGCGCTGCGCGGGGATGA
- a CDS encoding DsrE family protein, with translation MTNIIRTICLLLASSFAFALHAEETERYGKQKVVYHINYDGGEASKAHLGAMRNIQNHINAVGAENIDVKVVLHGNGLSLLADAKGNDKMQTSVSSLKGQNVSFHVCNNTLRGRDISYEDDLYDVWEEDIVPSGVAELSRLQQMGYTYIKP, from the coding sequence ATGACAAACATCATCCGGACAATCTGCCTATTGCTTGCCAGCAGCTTCGCCTTCGCGCTTCATGCCGAAGAAACCGAGCGCTATGGCAAGCAGAAGGTCGTCTATCACATTAACTACGACGGCGGCGAAGCCTCTAAGGCGCATCTGGGTGCCATGCGCAACATCCAGAACCATATCAACGCTGTAGGCGCCGAAAACATCGACGTGAAGGTCGTGCTTCACGGCAATGGGCTGAGCCTGCTGGCCGATGCCAAAGGCAACGACAAAATGCAAACATCTGTCTCATCGCTCAAAGGGCAGAATGTCAGCTTTCATGTCTGCAACAACACCCTGCGCGGGCGTGACATCAGCTACGAAGACGATCTCTATGACGTTTGGGAAGAAGACATCGTGCCTTCAGGCGTGGCAGAACTCTCGCGGCTACAGCAGATGGGCTATACCTATATCAAGCCGTGA
- a CDS encoding DNA repair protein has translation MSQLRSFTYLVQFAFQRLALVVFALAALALTGASIMAALGLWNWVSLDLQYAGAPVEDAGMYAQIALTVLAVGLCFFLPTNRRIMRLETSHRQFKVGMQDVARAYGAVHAADRAETFQMSSEFDSVRERLAYLRDHPDLSTLEPAVLEMAAQMSHVARDLAEVYSDEKLSRARSFLKQRQEEVELFNSRLNQAKGISTEMKHWLHEVELEESVAVAQLERLRDEMREIMPELGLERVVPTEAPANRRPDPTSIDNIVIDLPPKAAE, from the coding sequence ATGTCCCAGCTTCGTTCCTTTACCTACCTCGTTCAATTCGCATTTCAGCGACTTGCCTTGGTGGTTTTTGCACTCGCAGCACTTGCGCTGACAGGCGCCAGCATCATGGCGGCCCTGGGCCTTTGGAATTGGGTGAGCCTTGATCTGCAATATGCGGGGGCACCTGTTGAGGACGCCGGGATGTACGCCCAGATTGCGCTAACCGTTCTGGCCGTAGGTCTGTGTTTTTTCCTCCCCACCAACCGCCGCATTATGCGGCTTGAAACCTCGCACCGTCAGTTCAAAGTCGGCATGCAGGACGTGGCCCGCGCCTATGGTGCCGTGCATGCCGCTGACCGCGCGGAAACATTCCAGATGAGTTCGGAGTTTGATTCAGTGCGTGAGCGTCTTGCCTATCTGCGCGACCACCCCGATCTCAGCACGCTTGAGCCCGCTGTTCTCGAAATGGCCGCGCAGATGAGTCATGTGGCCCGCGATCTGGCAGAGGTCTATTCTGATGAAAAATTGTCTCGTGCACGCAGTTTCCTGAAGCAGCGTCAGGAAGAGGTCGAACTGTTCAACAGCCGCCTTAACCAAGCTAAGGGTATCTCGACCGAGATGAAGCATTGGTTGCATGAGGTCGAACTCGAAGAAAGCGTCGCCGTGGCACAGCTAGAGCGTCTGCGCGATGAGATGCGTGAAATCATGCCAGAGCTGGGCCTTGAACGTGTGGTGCCAACCGAAGCGCCTGCCAACCGCAGGCCCGATCCCACTTCGATTGATAATATCGTGATCGACCTCCCTCCCAAAGCCGCCGAATAA
- the radA gene encoding DNA repair protein RadA: protein MAKSSSSFSCTECGAKHSKWSGRCDACGAWNSIVEDKGISSGPPSKSLGARRGSAIELTDLATQETPPPRAQSGIAELDRVLGGGLVPASAILVGGDPGIGKSTLLLQAAAHFANSGLKTIYVSGEEASAQVRMRAQRLDLSDAPVKLAAETNLRDILTTLEAERPQLAIIDSIQTMWADNVESAPGSVSQVRAAAHELTSFAKRRGVAVILVGHVTKEGQIAGPRVVEHMVDTVLYFEGERGHQFRILRAVKNRFGPADEIGVFEMTGGGLAEVTNPSALFLSERGQPSPGSVVFAGIEGTRPVLVELQALVAPSPHSQARRTVVGWDSGRLAMILAVLEARCGIPFAGLDVYLNVAGGMKISEPAADLAVAAAILSAREDVALPAETVVFGEISLSGALRPASQTENRLKEAQKLGFTSAIAPRGGKAVGVTGIALNTMSDLTGFVGEIFGAG from the coding sequence ATGGCAAAATCCTCCTCCAGTTTTTCATGTACCGAATGCGGTGCAAAACACTCCAAATGGTCCGGGCGCTGCGACGCCTGCGGTGCTTGGAACTCAATCGTCGAAGACAAAGGCATTTCATCCGGCCCGCCCAGCAAATCCTTGGGTGCTCGCCGCGGATCTGCCATTGAACTGACTGACCTTGCCACCCAAGAAACTCCGCCTCCCCGCGCACAATCGGGCATTGCCGAACTTGACCGCGTTTTGGGTGGCGGGCTTGTGCCCGCCTCGGCGATCCTTGTAGGTGGTGATCCGGGCATCGGGAAATCGACTCTTCTGTTGCAGGCTGCTGCCCATTTCGCGAATTCGGGTCTCAAGACCATATATGTCAGCGGCGAAGAAGCCAGCGCGCAGGTTCGCATGCGCGCGCAACGGCTGGACCTTTCCGATGCGCCAGTAAAACTCGCTGCCGAAACAAACCTGCGCGATATTCTGACCACGCTAGAAGCCGAACGCCCGCAACTGGCGATCATTGATTCTATTCAGACCATGTGGGCCGATAACGTCGAAAGCGCCCCCGGTTCTGTCAGTCAGGTCCGTGCGGCGGCGCATGAATTGACCAGCTTTGCCAAACGCCGCGGTGTGGCGGTTATTCTGGTGGGTCACGTGACCAAAGAAGGCCAGATCGCAGGCCCGCGCGTGGTGGAGCATATGGTCGATACCGTACTCTATTTCGAAGGCGAACGCGGCCACCAGTTCCGCATCCTGCGCGCCGTCAAAAACCGTTTCGGTCCAGCGGATGAGATCGGCGTTTTTGAGATGACCGGCGGCGGTTTGGCCGAAGTTACCAACCCCTCGGCCCTGTTCCTGTCAGAACGCGGACAACCCTCGCCCGGTTCGGTCGTCTTTGCAGGTATCGAAGGTACGCGGCCCGTTCTGGTCGAGCTTCAGGCACTTGTTGCCCCCTCCCCCCATTCCCAAGCACGGCGCACCGTGGTCGGATGGGATTCGGGCCGTTTGGCGATGATCCTTGCTGTGCTTGAAGCGCGCTGCGGCATCCCCTTCGCCGGATTAGATGTCTATCTTAACGTTGCAGGTGGCATGAAAATCTCTGAACCCGCAGCCGATTTGGCCGTCGCGGCCGCGATCCTTTCAGCCCGCGAAGACGTAGCGCTGCCCGCCGAAACCGTTGTTTTCGGGGAAATCAGCCTTTCCGGTGCGCTACGACCTGCAAGCCAGACGGAAAACAGGTTGAAAGAGGCGCAAAAACTTGGTTTTACGAGCGCTATTGCACCGCGCGGCGGAAAAGCCGTGGGTGTGACCGGAATTGCGCTGAATACGATGAGCGATCTGACCGGATTTGTTGGCGAAATTTTCGGGGCGGGCTGA
- a CDS encoding orotate phosphoribosyltransferase, with protein MIPTSHPSPEEMARLTARMLLEIGAVHFNADEPFTLASGLPSPTYIDCRKLISHPRIRSTLMDFLTVTVMRNAGFEAFDNIAGGETAGIPFAAMVAERMALPMTYVRKKPKGYGRNARIEGDMTEGQRVLLVEDLTTDGGSKLSFVDAIRETGASCAHTAVIFHYGIFPQTEKTLGDHGVSLHALCTWWDVLAEARAQNAFDAATLTEVEAFLNAPREWQESRKN; from the coding sequence ATGATCCCCACCAGCCACCCCAGCCCCGAAGAAATGGCCCGCCTCACCGCGCGCATGTTGCTGGAGATCGGCGCGGTGCATTTCAACGCGGATGAACCCTTCACGCTGGCCTCGGGTCTACCAAGCCCTACCTATATCGACTGCCGCAAGCTGATCTCCCACCCGCGCATCCGGTCGACACTGATGGATTTCCTCACCGTCACCGTGATGCGCAACGCGGGGTTTGAGGCTTTTGACAATATCGCCGGCGGCGAGACGGCGGGCATCCCATTCGCCGCCATGGTCGCGGAGCGGATGGCGCTTCCGATGACCTATGTCCGTAAAAAGCCCAAAGGCTATGGCCGCAACGCGCGGATCGAAGGAGACATGACCGAAGGCCAGCGCGTGCTGCTGGTCGAGGACCTGACCACCGATGGGGGCTCAAAGCTCAGCTTTGTTGACGCGATTCGGGAAACCGGCGCTAGCTGCGCCCATACCGCCGTGATCTTCCACTACGGCATTTTCCCACAAACCGAAAAGACCCTTGGTGACCATGGCGTTAGCCTTCATGCGCTCTGCACATGGTGGGATGTACTGGCCGAAGCACGCGCACAAAATGCCTTTGACGCGGCCACCCTGACCGAGGTCGAAGCCTTTCTCAACGCCCCGCGCGAGTGGCAAGAATCCCGCAAAAACTAA